In a genomic window of Nocardia fluminea:
- a CDS encoding type I restriction endonuclease subunit R, with product MDGRLKTVVVHDGTREAAFEAEIAEYLGAHGWEYNETDEGYDVARALWPEDVHWWLSETQPDEYAKVVRVGTPAEASDREALLDSLLSRLDTPMSSGGGTLNVLRRKFSHTRGATAHLRMCQFKPATGLNREVTEHYRKVRLRVVRQVHFSPKRGDSRSIDLVFFVNGLPVATCELKSFFKQEWRSAVSQYRTDRSPAGQPLLGFGTRALVHFAVDDDQVHMTTRLAGAKTYFLPFNRGHEDTGAAGNPRNTNGAATSYLWEQVLQRDNWLAILGSQMFLKTEADEDPATGKIKRSTTLMFPRYHQWRAVKKLVHTITKEGPGRRYLVEHSAGSGKTNTIAWTAHRLARLHDEANQKVFDKVLIVSDRRVLDAQLQQAVEQVDDSVGTVAVIDSAAVRRSGGSKSRALLDALTGSSLIIVVTIQTFPYVKGLLETSLGDRNFAVIVDEAHTSQSGKTAADLKKVLTDGGQVSTEEPVDTQDVVNELVEADVALERQIAAETAARAGAANVSLLAFTATPKAKTKMLFGRQDDDGKPVSFDVYSMRQAIEEGFILDVLRGYQTYQTAFEIEQCGEKGVVTSITGGAGMVDGEDRLVDPKVATRKIMRFANLHPTNVGQKVEIIVEHFRTNVAHLLDGQAKAMVVTDSRQAAVRYKIETDKYLARKRYGYRTIVAFSDKFSDDEYGLVDATEASMNPGLGSDLAREFRRPEYQLMLVADKFQTGFDQPLLCAMYVDKKLPDVHAVQTLSRLNRTYRAPSGEIKDRTFVLDFVNDPAEIQKAFLTYYLEARVETATDPNLVHRLAAKLAEARIYTPTDVERYAKAWWAPTQSHAALAAAVTPARDEFVGRWAEAADRQDQQALDDLRTFRKDCGSYVRLYDFMSQVIDYGTSDLEKLAEFFRQLTRLLPTDELGTDVDVSGLELRRVRQINQGEAEIGLSGDHSTPALRGISGVGSRASRQDPQQELMSEVVARINTLFGSEFADSQIEGFVVAAAGMAGEDPRIAEQIDHNAQDQFLASPDLRETLTDAAVLNEGAFGKLTGALTGDNERADELIRIIGEYVYQSRRLRVTDEVTPGERDIAPGE from the coding sequence ATGGACGGCAGGCTGAAGACAGTGGTGGTACATGATGGGACCCGCGAGGCGGCGTTTGAGGCTGAGATCGCCGAGTATCTCGGCGCGCACGGCTGGGAGTACAACGAGACTGATGAGGGTTACGACGTCGCGCGGGCGCTATGGCCCGAGGACGTGCACTGGTGGCTGAGCGAGACCCAACCTGACGAGTACGCCAAGGTGGTCCGTGTCGGAACTCCTGCGGAGGCATCGGACCGTGAGGCGCTGTTGGACTCGCTCCTGTCTCGGTTGGACACGCCGATGAGCTCGGGCGGTGGCACGCTGAACGTGCTTCGGAGGAAGTTCTCACACACCCGCGGCGCGACAGCGCACCTGCGGATGTGCCAGTTCAAGCCAGCGACGGGGTTGAATCGAGAGGTCACCGAGCACTACCGGAAGGTGCGGCTGCGGGTGGTCCGCCAGGTGCACTTCTCGCCGAAGCGTGGGGATTCCCGCTCGATCGACCTGGTGTTCTTTGTCAACGGCCTGCCGGTGGCGACCTGCGAGCTGAAGTCGTTCTTCAAGCAGGAGTGGCGCAGCGCGGTCAGTCAGTACCGCACGGACCGGAGTCCGGCGGGGCAGCCGTTGCTCGGGTTCGGCACTCGCGCTTTGGTGCATTTTGCGGTCGACGATGACCAGGTCCACATGACCACGAGGCTCGCGGGCGCGAAGACCTACTTCCTGCCTTTCAACCGGGGGCACGAGGACACCGGTGCGGCGGGGAATCCGCGGAACACGAATGGTGCCGCCACGTCCTACCTGTGGGAGCAGGTGCTACAGCGGGACAACTGGCTGGCCATCCTTGGTTCGCAGATGTTCTTGAAGACCGAGGCTGATGAGGATCCTGCCACGGGGAAAATCAAGCGGTCCACGACGTTGATGTTTCCGCGGTACCACCAGTGGCGCGCAGTGAAGAAGCTTGTGCACACGATCACCAAGGAGGGCCCTGGTCGCCGGTACCTGGTCGAGCACTCCGCTGGATCGGGTAAAACGAACACGATCGCGTGGACCGCGCACCGACTTGCCCGGCTTCATGACGAGGCGAACCAAAAGGTGTTCGACAAAGTTCTCATTGTCTCTGACCGTCGTGTCCTGGACGCGCAGCTGCAGCAGGCCGTAGAGCAGGTCGACGACTCCGTCGGCACTGTCGCGGTTATCGATTCCGCCGCTGTGCGTCGCTCTGGTGGCTCGAAGTCTCGGGCGCTGCTGGATGCGCTGACTGGGTCGTCGCTGATAATTGTTGTCACCATTCAGACGTTCCCATACGTGAAAGGTCTCTTGGAGACCTCGTTGGGTGACCGGAACTTCGCGGTGATCGTTGACGAGGCGCACACCTCTCAGTCCGGGAAGACCGCCGCGGATCTTAAGAAGGTCCTCACCGACGGCGGCCAGGTCTCGACTGAAGAGCCGGTCGATACCCAGGATGTCGTCAATGAGCTGGTGGAGGCTGACGTCGCGCTGGAGAGACAGATCGCCGCCGAGACCGCCGCCCGTGCGGGTGCTGCGAATGTGTCGCTGTTGGCGTTCACTGCGACGCCTAAGGCCAAGACGAAGATGCTCTTCGGCCGCCAGGACGATGACGGGAAACCTGTGTCGTTCGATGTCTATTCGATGCGGCAGGCGATCGAGGAAGGTTTCATCCTCGATGTGCTGCGCGGCTACCAGACCTACCAGACCGCCTTCGAGATCGAACAGTGCGGTGAGAAGGGTGTAGTCACCTCCATCACCGGTGGCGCTGGGATGGTCGACGGTGAGGATCGTCTGGTGGATCCGAAGGTCGCGACCCGGAAGATCATGCGGTTCGCGAACCTGCACCCGACCAACGTCGGTCAGAAGGTCGAGATCATCGTCGAGCACTTCCGCACCAACGTCGCCCACCTCCTTGACGGGCAGGCCAAGGCTATGGTCGTGACCGACTCTCGGCAGGCTGCGGTCCGCTACAAGATCGAGACAGACAAATACCTGGCGCGGAAGCGCTATGGCTACCGGACGATCGTGGCGTTTTCGGACAAATTCAGCGACGATGAGTACGGTTTGGTCGATGCCACTGAGGCGTCGATGAACCCGGGTCTCGGCTCGGATTTGGCCCGTGAGTTCCGTCGTCCCGAGTACCAATTGATGCTGGTTGCCGACAAGTTTCAGACCGGGTTCGACCAACCGTTGCTCTGCGCCATGTACGTCGACAAGAAGCTCCCGGACGTCCATGCGGTCCAGACTCTTTCAAGGTTGAATCGGACCTACCGAGCACCCTCTGGTGAGATCAAGGATCGCACGTTCGTCCTCGATTTCGTCAACGACCCGGCAGAGATTCAGAAAGCGTTCCTCACGTACTACCTTGAGGCTCGCGTCGAGACCGCTACGGACCCCAACCTGGTTCATCGGCTTGCGGCGAAGCTCGCCGAGGCGAGGATCTACACACCGACGGATGTCGAACGCTACGCCAAGGCGTGGTGGGCTCCCACGCAGTCGCACGCCGCGCTGGCGGCGGCGGTCACCCCAGCTCGTGACGAGTTCGTCGGGCGATGGGCCGAGGCAGCGGACAGGCAGGATCAGCAGGCGCTCGATGATCTGCGGACCTTCCGCAAGGACTGTGGTTCGTATGTTCGCTTGTACGACTTCATGTCTCAAGTCATTGACTACGGCACTAGCGACCTGGAGAAGCTCGCAGAGTTCTTCCGCCAGCTGACCAGACTCCTCCCTACTGACGAGCTGGGTACAGACGTCGACGTGTCCGGGCTCGAGCTGCGCCGGGTCCGTCAGATCAACCAGGGCGAGGCTGAGATAGGTCTGTCCGGTGACCATTCGACCCCGGCACTGCGTGGGATCAGCGGGGTCGGATCACGGGCATCGCGTCAGGACCCGCAGCAAGAGCTCATGTCCGAGGTGGTCGCCCGCATCAATACCCTGTTCGGTTCCGAATTCGCCGACTCGCAGATCGAAGGGTTCGTGGTTGCCGCGGCAGGGATGGCAGGGGAGGATCCCCGCATTGCAGAGCAGATCGATCATAATGCGCAGGACCAGTTCCTTGCTTCTCCCGATCTTCGTGAGACGTTGACCGACGCGGCCGTGTTGAACGAGGGCGCATTTGGGAAGCTCACGGGAGCACTGACGGGCGATAACGAGCGTGCAGACGAGCTCATCCGAATCATCGGTGAGTATGTCTACCAGTCGCGCCGACTTCGGGTGACTGACGAGGTCACGCCGGGGGAGCGTGACATAGCTCCGGGCGAGTGA
- a CDS encoding NUDIX hydrolase, with product MIEPPRTIVHRTWTVYDGTPWLKVTRNEITTPDGLDRTHHAIQLNTVATVIAVDEHRRALLMRRHRWIVDTIGLESPGGIVDPDEEPLNCARRELLEETGFEIDELTLVADLEPMPGLVRTRHLVYLGSNPRQVAMPTDAEEAAQLLWIPLAETTALLAKGMLLGSGTAVGMLTAAALFKGEPTTQSPGQQFVALPESH from the coding sequence ATGATCGAACCGCCGCGCACCATCGTTCACCGGACGTGGACCGTCTACGACGGAACTCCGTGGCTCAAGGTGACCCGCAACGAGATCACGACCCCGGACGGGCTCGACCGCACTCACCACGCCATCCAACTAAACACGGTCGCGACAGTCATCGCCGTCGACGAGCATCGCCGTGCGCTCCTGATGCGCCGCCACCGATGGATCGTGGACACGATCGGCTTGGAGTCTCCCGGCGGAATCGTCGACCCGGACGAGGAACCGCTGAACTGTGCTCGGCGAGAGTTGCTGGAAGAAACTGGCTTCGAGATCGACGAGCTGACGCTCGTGGCCGATCTCGAACCGATGCCCGGCCTTGTCCGAACCCGTCACCTGGTGTATCTCGGAAGCAATCCACGCCAGGTCGCGATGCCCACCGATGCGGAGGAAGCTGCCCAACTGCTTTGGATTCCACTAGCGGAAACCACCGCCCTGCTGGCAAAAGGGATGCTGTTGGGTTCGGGAACCGCAGTCGGAATGCTCACCGCTGCAGCCTTATTCAAGGGCGAACCGACAACGCAGTCGCCTGGCCAACAGTTCGTGGCGCTTCCTGAGTCGCATTGA
- the tyrS gene encoding tyrosine--tRNA ligase → MRANALDELSWRGLVALSTDEDALRASLAAGPVTYYCGFDPTAPSLHMGNLVQLLTMRRLQDSGHKPIALVGGATGLIGDPRMSGERVLNDHETVAAWVDRIRDQVQRFLSFDGDNAAVVVNNLDWTSPMSALDFLREVGKNFRVNRMLAKESVSARLNSEAGISFTEFSYQLLQGMDFYQLYRRYGCTLQTGGSDQWGNLTAGADLTHRIEGISLHALATPLITKADGTKFGKTEGGAIWLDPEMTSPYAFYQFWLNAEDSKVGDYLKIFTFRSQDEITALEEAAKERPAQREAQRALAEDITTLVHGEETMHRVRAASQALFGSGDLTTLDASTLSDAVRELPSASISSGTHSVVDLFAATGLVDSKSAARRAVTEGGAYVNNLKVDTTEAVVDTADLLHNRWILLRRGRKSLAVVEVG, encoded by the coding sequence ATCCGGGCCAATGCCCTTGACGAGCTCTCCTGGCGCGGGCTTGTCGCGCTGTCCACCGACGAAGACGCGCTGCGTGCTTCCCTGGCGGCCGGCCCGGTGACCTACTATTGCGGCTTCGATCCGACTGCGCCGAGCTTGCACATGGGCAATCTCGTGCAGCTGCTGACGATGCGTCGCTTGCAGGACTCCGGGCACAAACCGATCGCGCTGGTCGGCGGCGCGACCGGTCTCATCGGCGATCCACGCATGTCGGGTGAACGAGTGCTCAACGACCACGAAACCGTGGCGGCCTGGGTCGACCGGATTCGCGACCAGGTTCAGCGATTCCTGTCTTTCGACGGCGACAACGCGGCCGTGGTCGTGAACAACTTGGACTGGACCTCACCGATGTCGGCGCTCGACTTCCTTCGCGAGGTGGGCAAAAACTTCCGTGTGAACCGGATGCTCGCCAAGGAATCGGTGTCCGCACGTCTCAACAGCGAGGCCGGGATCAGTTTCACCGAGTTCTCCTACCAACTGCTGCAGGGCATGGACTTCTACCAGCTCTACCGCAGGTACGGCTGCACGTTGCAGACCGGCGGATCCGACCAGTGGGGAAACCTCACCGCAGGCGCGGACCTGACTCACCGCATCGAGGGAATCAGCCTGCACGCCCTGGCTACACCGCTGATCACCAAAGCCGACGGCACCAAGTTCGGCAAAACCGAAGGTGGCGCGATCTGGCTCGACCCAGAGATGACCTCGCCCTATGCCTTCTACCAATTCTGGCTCAACGCCGAGGACTCCAAAGTCGGCGACTACCTCAAGATCTTCACCTTCCGCAGCCAGGACGAAATCACTGCGCTCGAGGAAGCCGCCAAGGAACGACCCGCTCAACGAGAGGCCCAGCGCGCACTCGCCGAGGACATCACCACCCTGGTACACGGCGAGGAAACGATGCACCGGGTGCGCGCCGCCAGCCAGGCACTGTTCGGCAGCGGCGACCTGACAACGCTGGACGCATCCACGCTCAGCGATGCGGTGCGCGAACTGCCCTCAGCATCGATCTCAAGCGGGACCCACAGCGTCGTAGACCTATTCGCCGCAACTGGCCTGGTCGACAGCAAATCCGCAGCCCGCCGTGCCGTGACCGAGGGCGGCGCCTACGTCAACAACCTCAAAGTAGACACCACCGAAGCAGTAGTGGACACAGCGGATCTGCTGCACAACCGATGGATCCTGCTTCGCCGAGGCCGCAAATCGCTCGCTGTCGTCGAAGTCGGCTGA
- a CDS encoding HAD family hydrolase: protein MTERLIILDLDGTCYPSNSALTRIVDERTAEFLLNRAGLTSAELASMEERTPSILKALALLGIPRVEWATAVYEAVPYQQLLSPDPSLNRALSRIAAHRIVVTMAPHRHAIAVLGALGLTAAIDNTISVYETDHTDKHDIYQALVKEYGASRTTAVGDNAALDLDPAAALRCECAHIDPRGRSGAYPVFRDLAQALAALP, encoded by the coding sequence ATGACTGAGCGGCTCATCATTCTTGATCTCGATGGAACGTGCTATCCCTCTAACTCCGCATTGACCCGCATCGTCGACGAACGCACAGCTGAATTCCTTCTGAATCGCGCAGGACTGACCTCGGCGGAGCTCGCCTCGATGGAAGAGCGGACGCCGTCGATTCTGAAAGCGCTAGCCCTACTCGGCATTCCCCGTGTGGAGTGGGCGACAGCTGTCTACGAAGCGGTGCCGTATCAGCAGCTTCTGAGCCCCGATCCCTCGCTGAACCGCGCCTTGTCACGCATCGCCGCGCACCGCATCGTCGTCACGATGGCCCCTCATCGACACGCGATCGCTGTGCTCGGAGCACTCGGACTCACCGCGGCGATCGATAACACGATCTCGGTCTACGAGACCGATCACACCGACAAACACGACATCTACCAGGCGCTGGTCAAGGAATACGGCGCATCCAGGACAACTGCTGTTGGGGACAACGCGGCCCTCGATCTGGATCCGGCTGCAGCATTGAGGTGTGAGTGCGCGCACATCGATCCGCGAGGCCGATCAGGGGCCTACCCGGTCTTCCGCGATCTGGCGCAGGCTCTGGCCGCCCTACCATAG
- a CDS encoding pyridoxal phosphate-dependent decarboxylase family protein, whose translation MTTTIPAAPSTPLPHNISSDEGQGRGEPLLDVFQHPDSADLADIHRWLGVLEHLVGPYIDPAVPRTRREDVRSFGQILEHESLPTESSSPEAVLAELAPYFQGMMRWNHPGTMINVTPPPTTPAVAAAAYASALNPNGAQDMSSGLLLGTELAVVKMLSQLAGIDVDRSGGVFTFGGKSTNMHAIKHGIQRAQPHARREGIRTPVRVVSSTQGHPCHEEACGWLGIGESSCLRVPTRPDGVMDLAALENTIRTSIGAGEQVVTIFANGGTTIQMLVDPIGDIVALRDRLVEELGLDYVPRVHVDSVVGWVWLFFRDYDFRTNPCEFPSATLSRIRTQAARIAEIYLADSFGVDFHKTGFASYVSSIYMVADRNEIYQQGGITDADHPIGGGGRKGLPHQDLQFGNHSPFQYTLELSRSMAGPLQAYVNLKMLGVAGYQRLIGGLLVSSQRFADELTAQGRFEVLSDADSHGFAVLFIAKPAVDTPSLFDRAWTRDDLESIARYNYGFYRYLFEQQELGRCPIACDYSSGYHKLVGGAKIGVHKSYPMSPFYDEDTAVAFALVFGEMLAEYDRQPADQIPAEGPHEARPLIFRPGSLT comes from the coding sequence ATGACTACGACGATCCCCGCTGCTCCCTCAACACCGTTGCCGCACAACATTTCCAGCGACGAGGGGCAGGGGCGAGGCGAACCTCTTCTCGATGTCTTCCAACATCCCGATAGTGCTGACCTCGCCGACATTCATCGCTGGTTGGGTGTGCTGGAGCACCTCGTCGGGCCCTACATCGATCCTGCCGTTCCACGCACGCGCCGAGAGGACGTTCGATCGTTCGGACAGATCCTCGAACACGAGTCCCTGCCAACCGAATCCAGTTCACCGGAAGCCGTACTGGCCGAACTCGCGCCGTATTTCCAGGGCATGATGCGCTGGAACCACCCCGGAACCATGATCAACGTGACCCCGCCCCCGACGACACCGGCCGTCGCAGCTGCGGCCTATGCCTCCGCGCTCAACCCCAACGGCGCACAGGACATGTCCAGCGGCCTGCTACTCGGCACCGAGCTCGCGGTGGTGAAGATGTTGTCCCAGTTGGCAGGGATCGACGTCGACAGATCGGGCGGGGTGTTCACGTTCGGCGGCAAGAGCACCAACATGCACGCGATCAAGCACGGCATCCAGCGAGCCCAACCACACGCTCGACGCGAAGGCATTCGGACTCCGGTTCGGGTGGTGTCCTCGACTCAAGGCCACCCTTGCCACGAGGAAGCGTGCGGGTGGCTGGGAATCGGGGAAAGCAGCTGCCTGCGCGTACCGACCCGACCCGACGGCGTCATGGACCTCGCCGCCCTGGAGAACACCATCCGCACCAGCATCGGTGCGGGAGAACAAGTAGTGACGATCTTCGCCAACGGCGGCACCACGATCCAGATGCTGGTCGACCCGATCGGTGACATCGTGGCCCTGCGGGACCGGCTCGTCGAGGAACTGGGCTTGGACTACGTGCCCCGTGTCCACGTGGACTCTGTCGTGGGCTGGGTGTGGCTGTTCTTCCGCGACTACGACTTCCGGACCAACCCCTGCGAGTTTCCGTCGGCGACGCTGAGCCGCATCCGCACCCAAGCCGCCCGGATCGCCGAGATCTACCTCGCCGATTCCTTCGGTGTCGACTTCCACAAGACCGGGTTCGCCTCCTATGTCTCGAGCATCTACATGGTGGCCGACCGCAACGAGATCTACCAGCAGGGCGGAATCACCGACGCAGACCACCCCATCGGCGGCGGCGGCCGTAAAGGCCTGCCGCACCAAGACCTTCAGTTCGGAAATCACTCACCATTCCAGTACACCCTCGAACTCAGCCGTTCGATGGCCGGACCCTTGCAGGCCTACGTCAACCTGAAGATGCTCGGCGTCGCCGGCTACCAACGCCTCATCGGAGGCCTACTCGTGTCCTCGCAGCGGTTCGCCGACGAGCTCACGGCCCAAGGCCGGTTCGAAGTACTCAGCGACGCCGACAGCCACGGCTTCGCCGTGCTGTTCATCGCCAAACCCGCCGTGGACACACCATCACTGTTCGACCGGGCGTGGACACGAGACGACCTGGAATCGATCGCGCGCTACAACTACGGCTTCTACCGATACTTGTTCGAACAACAGGAGCTGGGCCGCTGCCCGATCGCCTGCGACTACTCCTCGGGCTACCACAAGCTGGTCGGTGGCGCGAAAATCGGCGTCCACAAGTCCTACCCCATGTCGCCGTTCTACGACGAGGACACCGCGGTCGCCTTCGCCCTCGTATTCGGCGAGATGCTCGCCGAATACGACCGCCAACCCGCAGACCAGATTCCCGCCGAGGGCCCACACGAAGCCCGGCCGTTGATCTTTCGACCCGGGTCGCTGACATGA
- a CDS encoding carbamoyltransferase C-terminal domain-containing protein: MIEGLYLSTFFDIGPLKNLLDIRLRHDHGAALWELDNGTLRLRRYWEFERISGLKQHSRALYDQNQARHLLQHLLAEEDADLRDVVEIWGTPGIETSTNYQRTFGSAYAFHGMAHLMTALFCQNPAPLTEPMVAMSLDAGPDCLFEPDAYDRHYYPGCVIDERGLRMFPCESPGRLWSYASKKFGLREGTLMALASASDDDAELDLTVFDRQPLLDLSARRAAADIVDTIDSHVRSYRRTGRSAATPGAGPLTPAELHVSAVMQLIARLSLRIVRRNLDLAETEYGADLAASRLALAGGFALNCPTNSQLLQDVPFTGYQIPPCTSDSGIALGTGLAAFYPQLRSGAISTAFDTAYYGQGPGDLAEELDQVSDLVDNIEPISADGVAELLAREGIIAWVNGTAEIGPRALGNRSLLADPRSLEVKNRLNQIKQRQWWRPVAPLVLDQDGPDYFRDYRHSPYMLLNFHTTAHAQATVPGVLHLDHSARAQSVSARTNPDLARVLHSFKRQTGVSILGNTSLNDADEPIINRLSEAVHFAAGKGIRSLVANATTLITLHDNTNHYAGPRPRQRRFFETPAGADTSAVVRELNPHDLDQRELTYFYDNPALFGTTDIRIADDAKDVRSRTEAYLRENPGALDRR; this comes from the coding sequence ATGATCGAAGGACTCTATCTCTCGACGTTCTTCGACATCGGTCCCCTGAAGAACCTCCTCGACATCCGCCTGCGCCATGACCACGGAGCCGCGCTGTGGGAACTCGACAACGGCACGCTCAGACTCCGGCGCTACTGGGAGTTCGAGCGAATCAGCGGCCTCAAACAGCACAGTCGCGCCCTCTACGACCAGAACCAGGCTCGACACCTCCTGCAGCACCTCCTGGCAGAGGAAGACGCCGACCTTCGCGACGTCGTCGAAATCTGGGGGACGCCCGGTATCGAAACCAGCACCAACTACCAGAGAACCTTCGGCAGCGCCTACGCATTCCACGGCATGGCGCACCTCATGACGGCGCTGTTTTGCCAGAACCCGGCACCGCTTACCGAACCGATGGTGGCAATGTCGCTGGACGCTGGTCCCGACTGCCTGTTCGAACCCGACGCCTACGACCGCCACTACTACCCGGGCTGCGTCATCGACGAACGCGGCCTGCGAATGTTTCCCTGCGAGTCGCCGGGCAGATTGTGGTCCTACGCCAGCAAGAAGTTCGGCCTCCGCGAAGGAACGCTGATGGCGCTCGCCTCTGCCAGTGACGACGACGCCGAGCTGGATCTGACCGTCTTCGATCGGCAGCCCTTGCTCGATCTTTCGGCGCGACGTGCCGCCGCCGACATCGTCGACACCATCGACTCCCACGTACGCTCCTACCGGCGGACCGGTCGCAGCGCCGCAACGCCGGGAGCGGGACCTTTGACTCCAGCTGAACTCCACGTCAGTGCCGTCATGCAACTCATCGCGAGACTTTCACTACGGATCGTCCGACGCAACCTCGACCTTGCCGAAACCGAGTACGGAGCCGACCTCGCTGCGTCGCGGTTGGCTCTGGCCGGAGGCTTCGCTCTCAACTGCCCGACGAACTCGCAACTGCTGCAAGATGTCCCGTTCACCGGCTATCAGATCCCGCCCTGCACCAGCGACAGCGGCATCGCCCTTGGCACGGGGCTCGCCGCGTTCTACCCCCAGCTGCGCAGCGGCGCGATCAGCACCGCATTCGACACCGCCTACTACGGACAAGGCCCTGGCGACCTCGCCGAGGAACTCGACCAGGTGTCGGACCTCGTGGACAACATTGAGCCGATATCGGCAGATGGTGTCGCGGAACTCCTCGCACGAGAAGGGATCATCGCGTGGGTCAACGGCACAGCCGAAATCGGTCCCAGAGCGCTGGGCAACCGATCCCTGCTCGCCGATCCCCGATCACTCGAGGTCAAGAACCGCCTCAACCAGATCAAACAGCGACAGTGGTGGCGCCCTGTGGCACCACTCGTCCTCGACCAGGACGGGCCCGACTACTTCCGCGACTACCGGCACTCGCCATACATGCTGCTCAACTTCCACACCACCGCTCATGCGCAAGCAACAGTTCCCGGAGTCCTTCACCTCGATCACAGCGCTCGCGCACAGTCCGTCAGTGCCAGGACCAACCCCGATCTCGCACGCGTCCTTCATTCGTTCAAACGGCAGACCGGGGTATCGATTCTGGGCAATACGTCGCTCAACGACGCTGACGAGCCGATCATCAACCGTCTCTCCGAGGCCGTCCACTTCGCCGCGGGCAAGGGGATCCGATCACTCGTCGCCAACGCGACAACGCTGATTACCCTGCACGACAACACGAATCACTATGCCGGCCCTCGACCGCGACAGCGCCGGTTCTTCGAGACACCCGCCGGTGCGGATACCAGCGCGGTGGTCCGTGAGCTCAACCCACACGACCTCGACCAGCGCGAACTCACCTATTTCTATGACAACCCAGCACTTTTCGGCACCACAGACATCAGGATCGCAGACGACGCGAAAGATGTCCGAAGCCGGACTGAGGCTTACTTGCGGGAAAATCCCGGCGCGTTGGACCGACGATGA
- a CDS encoding SAM-dependent methyltransferase, with protein sequence MTAPNETELDTSRPNTARVCNALLGGKDHYELDHVIAKPLLDSQLATAMAEARRFARRAVEYLSHTHQVAQVVELGCGLPLHPDIGEIVNHASDTARILYIDNDLLATNHAQALLTEPNNVVAKVDLTDTAAVLAEITAVMDSTAPLAVCLSGTAELLAEAPAVLDALTRQLRPGTWIVFSHITDDIAGDDISSSVAALGNAGIAFHPRDHDTITTMLAPYRLTDPGLIAPHRWRPTDTEHATLRPLHPDTWGLAAYAAIGQLPR encoded by the coding sequence ATGACAGCCCCCAACGAGACAGAGCTGGACACCAGCCGCCCCAACACCGCCCGCGTGTGCAACGCGCTGCTGGGCGGCAAAGACCACTACGAGCTCGATCATGTGATCGCCAAGCCCCTTCTGGACAGCCAGCTCGCGACCGCCATGGCCGAAGCGCGCCGCTTCGCGCGGCGCGCCGTCGAATACCTCAGCCACACGCATCAAGTGGCCCAGGTGGTCGAACTCGGATGCGGACTCCCTCTACACCCCGACATCGGTGAGATCGTCAACCACGCAAGTGACACCGCCCGCATCCTCTACATCGACAACGACCTCCTCGCTACCAACCACGCCCAGGCCTTGCTGACCGAACCGAACAACGTCGTCGCCAAGGTCGACCTCACCGACACCGCCGCCGTCCTCGCCGAGATCACCGCGGTCATGGACTCCACCGCGCCTTTGGCGGTCTGCCTGTCCGGGACCGCTGAACTCCTCGCCGAGGCCCCCGCCGTCCTCGACGCCCTGACTCGCCAGCTCCGGCCCGGAACCTGGATCGTGTTCAGCCACATCACCGACGACATCGCTGGAGACGACATCAGCAGCAGCGTCGCGGCTCTGGGCAACGCGGGCATCGCTTTTCACCCGCGCGACCACGACACGATCACCACGATGCTGGCCCCCTACAGGCTCACCGATCCCGGATTGATCGCACCGCACCGGTGGCGGCCCACCGATACCGAGCACGCCACCCTGCGGCCCCTACACCCCGACACCTGGGGCCTGGCCGCCTACGCCGCCATCGGCCAACTGCCCCGCTAG
- a CDS encoding Scr1 family TA system antitoxin-like transcriptional regulator, whose translation MVNTSRCDTTDRGPETLQHFLIPSESDTINQRSYSTKLLPGLFQTHDYARAFFDRCSAVMDMADDSEALALARLQRQTALDLPGYDFQMLIDEAALRVTVGSSEVMTTQIRHLMNILTAREHVRIGIIPLNAELLAPADSFDFSYATDSDNKRIIDPFENTDTVELVERTFDLLATTAVYGEGAHAILARALASHTESGI comes from the coding sequence ATGGTCAACACGAGCCGGTGCGACACCACCGATCGCGGGCCGGAAACGTTGCAGCACTTCCTGATCCCCAGCGAGTCCGACACCATCAATCAGCGCTCCTACAGCACCAAACTCCTCCCGGGACTGTTCCAGACCCACGACTACGCCCGTGCGTTCTTCGACAGATGCTCGGCCGTGATGGACATGGCCGACGACAGCGAGGCCCTTGCGCTCGCGCGTCTGCAACGCCAGACCGCTCTCGACCTGCCCGGGTACGACTTCCAGATGCTCATCGACGAGGCCGCGCTACGAGTCACCGTCGGCAGCTCCGAAGTGATGACCACCCAGATCCGGCACCTGATGAACATCTTGACCGCCCGCGAACACGTCCGCATCGGCATCATCCCCCTCAACGCCGAACTTCTCGCCCCAGCAGACAGTTTCGACTTCAGCTACGCCACCGACTCCGACAACAAGCGAATCATCGATCCGTTCGAGAACACCGACACTGTCGAGCTGGTCGAACGAACCTTCGACCTGCTCGCCACCACGGCCGTCTACGGCGAGGGAGCCCACGCCATCCTCGCCCGGGCGCTGGCCAGCCACACTGAGTCCGGCATCTGA